GGTATTACAGACAGACCAAGCAGAAGCAGATAAAAACATTGCACAAGCGAAAGCAGAAGAACGTCGTGCGATGGCGGTTGCTCAAGAACAAGAAATGGTTGCACGTGTACAAGAAATGCAAGCGAAAGTTGTTGAAGCTGAAGCAGAAGTACCACTTGCAATGGCAGAAGCACTACGTTCTGGTAATATCGGAGTCATGGACTATATGAACTTGAAGAACGTTGCAGCTGATACAGATATGCGTGATTCAATTGGAAAGCTAACGAAGGATAATGACGAAGACGAAAGTGATCAATAATGGAAAGTATTATTGATTTTATATTTTCAAATATCTTTATTATTGTAGTCGTTATTAGTGGACTATATAGCTTTTTCAAACGTGCGGGTGATGGTGAAGAGCTTAAGCCAAAGAAAGAAACAACAACAAACGAGATACCAACGCAAGTTGAAAAAGAATGGACACAAGCAAAAGAAATATTTGAAACAAGCATGTATCCTAAAGAAAGTGAACAACCAGTAACAAGCACAATTCAAAGTTATAATAACTATGAACAGAAGAAGCAAGCAATAAAACAGGAAATGGTAACCGTAGAAAAAAGAAGTGAACCAACGTATTCTAAAAAAAGCAAAGTAAGAAGAAAGAAAGTTTCAGTAAATGTTGCTAGTTTTTCAAAGTCAGAAGTAGTTGAAGGTGTTGTATACTCTGAGATTCTGCAACCACCTCGAGCATACAATCCACATCCCGCTACGAAAAGAGATCGTTCAAAACAAAAACGCTGAGAAATCAGCGTTTTTTTTATTTGTCCTTCAATCATAATTCATCTAAGTATTTCATTATTTCATGTTAATACGAGCTAATAAATGCAAGAGAAAATGATATATATGATGTGCAAAGTAGTTGTATCAATTGTTTATTGAATAAACTTAAAAAATGTATGTGATAGAAAATAGGGATTTCGCATAAACATGAGTTGAAAGGGGGTTCGTCGATTGGGAAAATGGCAGAAAAATATTAGACGTTGGGTCATGCAAAGGGCAGCACTTCCTGCTGATGTTGTCATGGATCTACCCCGTATTACAATGATCGGTCAGCTCCATATTTACATTGAAAACCATCGAGGGTTATTAGTATTTTCTGATAATGAGTTGCGCTTATCGTTGAAACAAGGGCAACTATTAA
This sequence is a window from Bacillus solimangrovi. Protein-coding genes within it:
- the yqfC gene encoding sporulation protein YqfC; this translates as MGKWQKNIRRWVMQRAALPADVVMDLPRITMIGQLHIYIENHRGLLVFSDNELRLSLKQGQLLIKGQNFVLKTMLPEEILLEGKIDEVTFVNEKK